The sequence GCCCGCCGCCTGGATGCGCGCATCCAGCGTCGAAAGCTGCAGGCCGGCGTCGTCGCCTCCCACGGCACTGGTCATGACTTCGGTCACGCCGCCATAGTGAATGGAGGTCCATGTGCTGAAACCGTCCTCCAGATCCCCGGACCGCGTGATGCCCACGTCGCCCGAGACCACCCGGGGCTGGGGTTCCACGATGCCGTCCAGGTTCGGGATGCGGGAGACCGGGTAGATCAGCCCGGCCGGCCGGTCGTCGCCGTAGTAGTCCTCGAAGACCCTCCGTACCGTGTCGATCCGCTCCCAGGTCTTCCCGGGCTCGTCGTCGACAGCGACCAGAATCTCCATCCAAACGGTCTGCTTCCGGAAATCGACACCGGCTTCGGCGAAGGGTTTCTCGTATTGCTCGTCCAGCACGAAGGCCGTTTCCTCCGCCAGGTCGGACCCGAGGGACGTGATGACCTTGCCGTCGCGGGTGTGCATGACCGAGGCTCCACTCGGCTGGTGGTCTCTCCAGTATCCGTAGTCGATCACGCCGTCTCCGATAGTGACGTGCTCGCCGCTGACGGCCTTGATCTGCACCTCGAACAGCGCCACGGGGTCCGGGAAGCCTTCGGGATGCGTAAACCGCGCCATGCGGTTGGAACGCAGCGGGCCGCCGGTCACCGCCTCGATCATCGGCGCGTACACGGTGTTGTAGTCGTCCTTGAGCCGGTCGCAGTCCTCGCGGTCGCCGGAAGGGGTCGTCCAAAGCACGTCCGTCTTGTAGACGTCGGACCAGTTCACGCCGCAGATCGTCAGGTTCCTGTTCAGGTTCTCGATCGTGCCGAACCACTCTGAGCCCACGTCGTTGGGATACTGCGTGCCCACATTTCCGCTCGGTTCGACCAGGCGGAATACCTGGTTGAGATCGTCCTTGACGAGCACTTCCGTGGGATTGGAAAAGATGGCGATGGGATTGTGCCTGACGATGCTGACCTGTGCCATGCGGTGATGTCCTTTCGGATCGGATTAGAATGACGGATATTTCATTGATTCAGGCCGTAGAAATTAAACGGTTGAACCGACAAAAACAAGCGTGAAAAGAAAGGAATGACGTTCATTCTCAGTCCAAGGCCATGCCTTTATCCACGGCAATGCATTGAGAAGACCGCAACGTGTTCGCGAGCGACCTCGCCTTCCACCGGAAGACCGGTGACGTTCAGCCTGCAGCGTCCGGGCGTGAAGACAGGATACAGATGGGCGTCGTAGATCGCCGCCTGGGCCTCGTCCTCGACGCGGGGATTGCGGAACAGTCCGGCATAGCGGTCCGTGAACAACTCGGAGAGCGGCGACCCCGCGCACCGGTCCTTCCAGGCTTTCTCCGCTGTCGCGACCCGCCGCAGTATTTCGGCGTGTTCACGCTCCAGGGCGCTCAGGTCGTTGACCAGCGCCGACACAAAGGCCCGAGTGACTGGGTGTTCGAAGGACGAGCCCCGGGCGCGCGTCACCGTATTGGCCAGTGCCGCCACTTCTCCCGTCCGGGACGCGTCCGGCAGGTGTACCAGGAGCAACCCGCAGGGACGCAGGGCGAAGGTGCCGAAGGACTTGGTGGGACTGACGGAGATCCAGAAGGGCACGTCGTTTTCGATGAAGGGGCGTATCTGGCCGTCATAGCTCATGGCCATAATCTCGTCGTATCCGCGGAACTCGAGGAGGCGGGCATACTCGAATCCGGAGTAGGCCCGGTCCAGCAGCACGGGACGGTCCTTCGACGCGTAGGCCCGTTCGCGCATGGTCTCGAGGGACTGGACGCGGCCGGTCGTATTCATCGGGCCCGCCTGGTAGACCGGCAGGAGGTCAGGCGCATCCATCACGTCACCGATGGGAAACTCGCGGCACGAGATCCTGCTCATCCGGGCGATCGCCTTGTATGCGGGCCAGGACAGTGCTTCCACGCCTATTGCCTGCAGATCCGGATAGAGCTGCAGGGTCATCTCTACCGCGGTCTTCACCGCGCCTGTGCCCGCGTCCGAGGGAATCAGCAGCGAGAAGCGGTCCCAGTAGTCCTTGGGGATGCGTTGCCACCGCAGCACCGCTTCCTTCAACGGAACGGCGAGGGACGCGGTACTTATGTACTCGCCGAGCAGGCTGTGGTCGATTTCGGCCCTGGCATGGTTGAGCAGCGTCTCGGAGGTCGGCCATGCCTTCCCCTTCCCGTCCACGACGATGCCGATGCCGTAGTTGTACCCATCGGGGTCCTGGTCGCATACGATCTTCGCGATCTGGTTGGCGTCCTTGCCCTGGGCGCTCAGCGCTTCCGCCGTTCGCTGTACGGCGGCGCCGAAGGTCGGTTTCATGCTCGCTCCGTTTCTTTTTAAGGAAGGAAACGCTAAAGACGGAAGGCTCACAGGAGGTAGACGAAAACGAACAGCAAGGGCCAGACGAGCACGACGAATCCCCAGAACATCCCGCCCATGGTCAATCCGTCGTGTGCTTCGCGGGTATACGCGCCTTTGCCGAACCTGCGCGACACGTAGAGCAGTCCCAGGACGGCGATGAAGACGTGCAGCGCGTGCATCCCGATCATTACGTAAAAAACCGCGCCGTAGATGTTCCGGGTGACGGTCAGGCCGAAGTCGATCAGCCGGATCCATTCCACGCCCTGCACCACCAGGAACAGGATGCCGAGCAGCGTGGCCGTGTTCAGCAAACGCCTGGAATGCGGCACGAGTCCGCGCCGGATGGACCGCCACGCTCCGAACATGGCCGCGCCGCTACCCAGCAGGACAAGGGTGTTGAAAAAGGACATCGTCACGGGGAGCCGGGGCTGGTCCGATGGCGGCCATTCCGGGT is a genomic window of Gemmatimonadota bacterium containing:
- a CDS encoding aminotransferase class I/II-fold pyridoxal phosphate-dependent enzyme gives rise to the protein MKPTFGAAVQRTAEALSAQGKDANQIAKIVCDQDPDGYNYGIGIVVDGKGKAWPTSETLLNHARAEIDHSLLGEYISTASLAVPLKEAVLRWQRIPKDYWDRFSLLIPSDAGTGAVKTAVEMTLQLYPDLQAIGVEALSWPAYKAIARMSRISCREFPIGDVMDAPDLLPVYQAGPMNTTGRVQSLETMRERAYASKDRPVLLDRAYSGFEYARLLEFRGYDEIMAMSYDGQIRPFIENDVPFWISVSPTKSFGTFALRPCGLLLVHLPDASRTGEVAALANTVTRARGSSFEHPVTRAFVSALVNDLSALEREHAEILRRVATAEKAWKDRCAGSPLSELFTDRYAGLFRNPRVEDEAQAAIYDAHLYPVFTPGRCRLNVTGLPVEGEVAREHVAVFSMHCRG
- a CDS encoding heme-copper oxidase subunit III, which translates into the protein EWERDPGSGGGHTGSDRRDTGNGHGDNRGDGRGGGGRGGGGEDGPPGSPPASPAAMGTNVLGMLVFIASEAVLFLTLIVTFAVVRAGYPEWPPSDQPRLPVTMSFFNTLVLLGSGAAMFGAWRSIRRGLVPHSRRLLNTATLLGILFLVVQGVEWIRLIDFGLTVTRNIYGAVFYVMIGMHALHVFIAVLGLLYVSRRFGKGAYTREAHDGLTMGGMFWGFVVLVWPLLFVFVYLL